The following coding sequences are from one Ammospiza nelsoni isolate bAmmNel1 chromosome 5, bAmmNel1.pri, whole genome shotgun sequence window:
- the TOB2 gene encoding protein Tob2: protein MHLEIKVALNFIISYLYNKLPRRRADLFGEELERLLKKKYEGHWYPEKPLKGSGYRCVHIGETVDPVVELAAKRSGLAVEDVRANVPEELSVWIDPFEVSYQIGEKGSVKVLYLDDSEGCSATELDKEIKSSFNPDAQVFVPIGSQDNSLSNSPSPSFGQSPSPTFIPRSAQPITFTTATFAATKFGSTKMKKGGGAGGGGGGAGAVQQPRMVRSPTTNLLKHKGLSLSMHSLNFVGSAGSQAPQSQLSPNAKEFVYSGASPGASSLFFDGVASESQASSIPPASQFNASTGGTFDMAQVFGGSTNSLFLEKSPFVEGLSYNLNAMQYPSQSFQPVVLAN, encoded by the coding sequence ATGCATCTGGAGATCAAAGTTGCTCTTAACTTCATCATCTCATACCTGTACAACAAGCTTCCTCGGAGGCGGGCAGACCTGTTTGGTGAGGAGCTAGAGCGCCTGCTGAAGAAGAAATATGAGGGTCACTGGTACCCAGAGAAACCTCTGAAGGGATCTGGCTATCGCTGTGTTCACATAGGGGAGACGGTGGATCCGGTGGTGGAGCTGGCGGCCAAACGGAGCGGGCTGGCTGTGGAGGATGTGCGTGCCAATGTGCCAGAAGAGCTGAGTGTCTGGATTGATCCTTTTGAGGTTTCCTACCAGATCGGTGAGAAGGGCTCTGTTAAGGTTCTCTACCTAGATGACAGTGagggctgcagtgccacagAGCTGGACAAAGAAATCAAGAGCAGCTTCAACCCCGACGCCCAGGTATTTGTCCCTATCGGCAGCCAGGACAACTCGCTGTCCAACTCTCCGTCCCCCTCGTTTGGCCAGTCACCCAGCCCCACCTTCATCCCTCGCTCTGCACAGCCCATCACTTTCACCACTGCCACCTTTGCTGCCACCAAGTTCGGCTCGACCAAGATGaagaagggtggaggagccgGAGGAGGGGGCggtggagcaggggctgtgcagcagccGAGAATGGTCAGGTCTCCCACCACCAACCTGCTGAAGCACAAGGGCCTCTCCCTGTCCATGCACTCTCTGAACTTCGTCGGGAGCGCTGGGAGCCAAGCCCCgcagtcccagctctcccccAATGCCAAGGAGTTCGTTTACAGCGGCGCCTCGCCGGGAGCCAGCAGCCTCTTCTTCGATGGTGTTGCCAGTGagagccaggccagcagcaTCCCGCCAGCATCGCAGTTCAACGCCAGCACGGGTGGTACCTTCGATATGGCTCAGGTCTTCGGTGGCAGCACCAATAGCCTCTTTTTGGAGAAGTCTCCCTTCGTGGAAGGACTCAGCTACAACCTGAATGCCATGCAGTATCCTAGCCAGTCGTTCCAGCCCGTCGTCCTGGCCAACTGA